Below is a window of Malus domestica chromosome 13, GDT2T_hap1 DNA.
AACTTGTCTTCATAGGATTCCAATTAGAGAAATACCAAGGAGACTCTCAAAAGTGGAACTCTCTTAATGGATTCTCTGCCATCTCATATTTTTGGCACAATATTTTACAATGTTAATACGAGAATTGATGTTAAACTGTGAGATGATAGATAATTCATAAAGAGTCTCACTTTTAGAGAGTTGATTTTGCattcgagaagtatgattttaaaaatatatgacTTACTGTCTATCATGTGTTTCATGATTTAAATGCTTCTTAAATTGGATGACccactattaaaatattatgCAATTTAACTCTAGTCACTTGTATTTAATAAGGAGGTAGGAGCCGAAATTATACACACACTTTAACATTCTTCCCTTATAATTTCTGAGTAGCATCCATCAAAACTGCCCATAAGCATGGTTCTGCATGGTAAAATTGGGACTGAAATAGAAATTAAGGCACCAGCTGACAAGTTGTATAACATCTTCAAGAGCGCCCACCTCATCCCAAACATTTCTACTGCCCATATCAAAGGAGTTGATGTTCATGAAGGAGACTGGGAAACACACGGCTCTATTAAGATTTGGAAATATGAACTAGGCAAGtacaaattcaatttttattcaTGTTTAATTATTAACTATATACGTACGTATGACCCTAATAGATGTGCTCAACGTCATCATACGTTCATAGCATGAGTTtgcatgtttgtatatatacaCCAtagtgttgagagttgtcccgcattcgtgagggacaaggtttgctatgtgcatatatggtcttgggctactccccatattgccaattggttttatggtggaaccccaatttcatcatggtatcagagcgggttgTTCTCGTGTGAAGCCAAATGACCACACAcgctccacgtcacccagttgttgtccacgtgtaggcttgaaaatccgccaCACGTGCGGGGgcatgttgagagttgtcccatatTGGTGAgagacaaggtttgctatgtgcatatatggtcttgggctactccccatattgccaattggttttatggtggaaccccaatTTCATCACATAGAACCTCTTAGTTATGTTACTGTTTCCTTCAAATTTTGCTCCGGGCTATGAGTTTCCAATACGGTAAATACATGTTCCCTAAGTACATGCAGTCATGTTGTCCTGTTTTTTCCAATGGAGCAAGATCCTGATCACTGGAAGGGGCTTCGATCTatgtatatacatacacacacacacacacacacacacacacacacaccacatacaGAGAGACTGAGAAAGATTATTTATTTTGGTGTGGTGAAATTAACCATGAATGCGTGCATGCATATATAGGGGACCATGTCGGAATATTCAAGGAACAGGTGGAGCTAGACGATGAGAACAAGGCCGCAACTCTGATTGGATTGGAAGGAGAAATGTTCAAGTATTATAAGAGATTCAAGGCTGTCTATCAATTCACTCAAAAAGATGAAGGCACGGGTATTGCCAACCTGTGGATCGAATACGAGAAACTGAACGAACATGTTGAAGCTCCAGATAGATATATCGGTTTGATGGTTAACCTCGTCCAGGATCTTGATGCTCACTTTCTCGGGGCATAAATgaattaattaatgaataaaaCCGGGTAGCATATGCAACGGTTGGAAAGAGGTTTTACTGGTCTTGTTAAACGTAATTATATGTAATCATGCATGCATTTGTTCATCAATGCGTACGTGCatatataaaatggttttcttaATTATGTATGTGTGTATTGTGAGAAATATACGAAGGGATGTCCTATGTATGGCATAGTTATGTGATAGATTATGGTTATGGATCATATCTATGAAATAGAGAAGTCTTTGTTGATTTCTCCCTGAATTTGTAGAGTTCGGTCAATTTTTTCTTTGAACTTTAAGTCAATTTCTCCATCAACTCTTATAATTATTCAGTTTTGTCCCCTGCTGTTAaggtttttgaatttttcatccAACATGTCATTAACGTTTGCCTAGTTTGCAGCTTCAAAGAGTAGAAAAGTCATTTTccttaatttatatatatatatatatatttatttatttatttttttttttctttaaatttttattcTCTCTCTGAAACTCTCCTACACGGCCAGGCCATGTAGGAGACCTCCATCATTCCCAAACTTGAACGCTCCTCTCCCAACAATCAACGAGATCGGTGAGATCGAACCCTAGATTTCTGCCATGTGTGGAAAAAGAGGGTGGTGATTGGGAGTTTGGGCCTCTGGATGATAAAAAAGACCATAACCACCAATGCAATCCCCTTGCATATATAGCCTTAATTGTACTCAACAACTAACATGTGTGAGTACCTCAACCTCACCTGCCCATTTAATCATTTCTTTCTTATTGTGCAATCCTTAACAACCTAAAATATAAGTCGAAAAGATGTCAGTTTAATTTTCAGAAATTGGCCTTTTcttgattttaaaattttccggTCGTTTAAATTTtagtattatattatatatgtggAACTTCTAAGTATTTTTTGTAACTAAGTATCTTTATCCCGTGGAGGCAAGATCTCCCATAGTGCATAGACGCATATATTTTctcacattttttatttatgtcattCATATTGATTGAATTAAAAGAgaattcaaaaaattaaattaacttAGAATGTGTAAAAGGAGAAATGGGTGTGCAAATGGAGATCTTATTCTAAATTTATCCAACTAGATACGTATGAACAATTTACTACACAACTTGCCAAATCTCTTTAGCGCATGCGTTAAGGTATTGTGAGTAACCTAACTGTGATATCAGTTTCTTTGTATAACTTTTGACAATCATGTTGTTCAGGATGTATTCTTACTGTTAATTACACaatgaattttgagtttttcttTTGATAGTTCTCCAATATATATGTACTGTCTGTGAGAATGTGAGGACAAAGTTCCACATCGGTGAGAGATCAAACCATGCAAGGCTATATTAGAGGTTACGCTGCTTCCTgtattgtcaattgattttatgatggAACATGAAGTTTCTTCATGGTATATATCGAAGCAATGTGTGAAGCCCAAGTGCCCAACAGCCACTCAACGTCATCCTatttatgttgttcatgtgtCCGGCTTGAAAATCATCACACGTGAAGGGGCGTGTGAAAATGTGAGGTCAAAGCCTCAAGTCAGTAAGGGACCAAATGTAAAAACTTATAAGAGATTGAGCTACTCTTTATATTGTCACTTGATTTTATTGTGAATCCCAACTTTTTTCCATTGCACTTGATTAATTACACAGCTTTTAAAAATGGGGAGTTCGTTTttcttgataaaaaaataatcggGCAAGGGAGTCGGTGATGACTTCTCAACAAAAGAACAAACTTAATAGGGCAAGGGAGCCGGTCATGACTtctcaacaaaaaaacaaacttaataCCTAAATTTTAATCTATCCAGAAGGGACAAAAATGTGATAATTGATTGAAAGGGTAAAATATaatattgtaaaaaaaaaatccaatgatTGGTTAATTTGGGTACTGCCACTTGTACTAATATTTTCGATTACAATAATTTCACAATGACTCGCTTGGACCTTATCTGTTCGAAAGTATGAAATAATCACATCATTTAATACCTAAAAGCTGAGTAAAAtagtgagtgactttaatattagggtgatattattgatatttaaaaaaagggtttttgaattttaatctttgaagaagattaaaatttaataaaaacttgATGTTAGATTAGATATTGATTTTAGTTCTATAATGTGTGcttaattctaatttatattattatttttaatatttaatagatatcttatttaatttcattatattaaaattaaaattatttattatttaattcattatatttattttacttaTTCTAATTAGTGTACCTACACGTCtatatcataatatattttactaaattagtgtaccgaaatgtcctTACCTCAATATATTATAGtgaattagtggcacataagaaaatatgcaaaatcataagtgtaccgaaaaattctgtacctaaatatatgataTTAAACTAATGTACCGAAATGttggtacctaaatatattataataaactagtgtaccgaaatgtccgTACCTAAACATATTATATTAATGTATCAAAATGTTTGTACCTAAATATACTGTAATAAATTAatggcacataagaaaatatgcaaaaacatgtGTACCGAAAAAtctttaagaaaatattttcttatataagatacttaccataaagaaaattaaaatttataatactttcataaaatttaatttatgaacgctataaaattataaataaaaaagagaaacatTTAATATGCTGGCATtactaaaatcaatttttaatcttgtataagaCATTTTTCTAAACTTCATCTTATTTAAGAATTAAAATCTAGTTTTCTATTTAAAGGATCTTATTTAAGCACTTTTTACAAGTGCATTTTtcattataaatataaaaaaaaattatgtgcaCAATAATTTTTTAAGATATTAACAATAGCATCCTAGAATTATTATTGATCCAAATCATGTACTTAACCGAAAGTTATTACGACATTTGTCTGATTTCCTTTatctgaaattttttttaataaataaatgtgtttcacgtttcctcaaaaaaaaaaaatgtgtttcaTGAAATTCATGTGATCCTTTGAAGCATTACATTTTCAAAGTTatccaataaattaatattacaCAATTAAATATTGTAGCAGTAAGGGCTGCCCTTAAGTTTCTATAAGAGCCTGCCTTGTACGAATCTCTGAGTACCATAACAACGGATCATCATAAACATGGCTCTGCGCAAGGTTGAGACTGAGATTGAAATTAAGGCACCCGCTGAGAAGTTCTACAATATCTTCAAGAGACAGGCTCACCACGTCCCAAACATTTCTTCTGGCAGTATCCAGGGAGTTCAGGTGCATGAAGGAGACTGGGAAACTCATGGCTCTATTAAAAGTTGGAATTACAGTGTAGGTAAGGCCATCTgtacataatatataaatatgtacATGTATTTGGTGTGTATCTTTTTTCTCGAAGACGAGAACAATTATATGTTAATCATAATTCAACAATATCAGCAGGATCGCAATTAACGGAACCCTAATTCACAAGTGAACAACTAACCCATGAGTGAAAAATACATACTGATATAATGGATAATTAAAACAATATATCATATGTAAGAATTGGAACTGATTTTGAATTCAATACTCAAATGTTGGTAAAGAATCTAGGTGTGCCACAATAATGCAGTTGGTTCAACTCAAATTTGAAACTTAGACTCCATTTTGACAACCATTTCAtgtttagttttcaaaaaattaaaattaaaatcaagatAAATCTacaaaaactcacaaaaataacttcagttttcatttttgtgaaaacttaaaacaaattgTCTATCAAATGTCCATTTTAGTGTTTCTTTGGTTAATATATAGATTGCTTTCTTGTGAATACATAGGGGACGAAGTTGGAGTATTCAAGGAAAAAGTGGAGTTTAACGACGAGAAAAAATCCATAACACTGAATGGTTTGGAAGGAGATGTTTTCCAGTATTATAAGAGCTTCAAGCCAGTCTATCAATTCACTCAAAAGGATGAAGGCAACATTGCGAACTTGTCGATTGAATATGAGAAACTGACTGAGGATGTTGCAGCTCCGGACAAATACGTCGGTCTGATGGTTAACATCGTCAAGGATCTTGATGCTCACTTTATCAAGGCATGATTAATTAAGGAAAGGAAAAGCATGCAATGGTGAAACGCGACATCCATCGTTAATATGTAATATGTGTGTTAATAATGCGTGCTTTGCTTGATAAAAATGCTTTGCTATGTGAGTTTGCCTTATAATAAATGTACGTGAGGGGATATCAGATATAGGATTGTGATGCATAAACTATGATGTGGGATTGAGATGTATAAACTATggtttatatgtaaaataaaacGTGCAGTGTAACATCTCCATTTTGTTGCTCATCATCACATAAAATGGCCTTAATTAGTCttctttaaagaaaaaatagtcttcttcttcttctttttttacaaTGGGGATATGATCCTGGAAGAtataaaatggaaaaaaagaATATCCTCATTGTTTAAAAAATTATACGGTGAATTAACGTTGAAAAAAATGATTTGCATCATATAAATTACAACCAATCACTCCAACAATGCTAAGAGCGGAATCGTTGAAGTTTCTTTCAATATGATCCGCTTAAATTCTGCTATTATTGGATACTTTTTTCTTTCCACTTATTGTTGATGTCTCATCATCAAGTTCGCTATTACAtattaaaattgaaatatatTGAGCATGCAATGCACCTTAGGGTTTACACACCTCATGATGAATAACGGGATGGGATCATCGGTGGATGCATAATTGTAATTTTTCATGTGAATAATACGTGTAGGTGGAAAGGCCGAGACATTGAAGGAAAAGGTGGAAATGGACGAAGCAAACAAGTAGGTGATGAGTCTTACAGCTTTGGAGGGATCAGATGTCCTGGACAAAAGCATTAAGATAATTCTCCAGGTCACTCCAAAGAGTGAAGGAAGTTCCACGAAAATTGCTAAAGAATATGCAAAACTTAACAAGACCGATTCGTCTCCACATAAGTACCTCAGCTTTCTGGTGTCATTCAAGATATTGATGCCCATCTTCTCAAGGAATAAGCGCCAAGAAAAAGGTTTATACATGCATGGAACTTTGAGTAATCTTCAAGAATAAAGACCGGAAGAAGAGCAAGCTAGCCTCCTTGTTTAGTTCCGACTTGGATTGTCTTTAATCCATAGGCGATGAAGTCACGAAGTCGGGGGATGTTCAAGGAAAAATTAAACGATGAGAAAAAGTCCATAACTATGAGGGCACGTTTATGCACTTGGAATCGGAATGAACAATAAACGAATTATGAATGAATCAAAGTCAACGTGAAATGGAAAGATGAATTTCCattaaaatgtaccaattaaCTCCCAGGAATCAGAATGATGGTGTGAAGGCAGTTTTAGTATAAAAAGTTTATTCACATcctgttaggaatgtcggtactacaagatagagaatgcacaaggtaaagtagaaaatggacaccaagaatttatgtggttcggcaa
It encodes the following:
- the LOC103414217 gene encoding MLP-like protein 34; this translates as MVLHGKIGTEIEIKAPADKLYNIFKSAHLIPNISTAHIKGVDVHEGDWETHGSIKIWKYELGDHVGIFKEQVELDDENKAATLIGLEGEMFKYYKRFKAVYQFTQKDEGTGIANLWIEYEKLNEHVEAPDRYIGLMVNLVQDLDAHFLGAIIINMALRKVETEIEIKAPAEKFYNIFKRQAHHVPNISSGSIQGVQVHEGDWETHGSIKSWNYSVGDEVGVFKEKVEFNDEKKSITLNGLEGDVFQYYKSFKPVYQFTQKDEGNIANLSIEYEKLTEDVAAPDKYVGLMVNIVKDLDAHFIKA